The Solanum lycopersicum chromosome 6, SLM_r2.1 genome has a window encoding:
- the LOC138349382 gene encoding uncharacterized protein has translation MAPKDENESDNDEEIQNQMTSQEIGTTEEIRALKQQMTEMCRQAIRYIPLDLNTTVISNPLFVSTAPTNSIPQPTMVPKSNSDPPPKVRRDQSYTFEEAIKIPSPHPHIHQYSSLVEIERMVKNEEHEEMTKKMKSLKQSIRDMQGLGGHKDISFSDLCMFPHVHLPAGFKTPKFEKYDGHGDLIAHLKRYCNQLRGAEGKEELLMAYFGESLVGIASEWFIDQDITNWHTWDDLTRCFIHQFQYNIDIVPDRSSLANMRKKTMENFREYAIRWREQDARVKPPMKESEMINVFL, from the exons atgGCCCCCAAAGACGAAAATGAATCGGACAATGATGAGGAGATCCAAAACCAGATGACTTCACAAGAAATAGGGACAACAGAAGAGATAAGGGCGTTAAAACAACAAATGACAGAGAT GTGTCGACAAGCGATCCGATATATCCCCCTGGATTTGAATACGACTGTGATAAGTAATCCACTCTTTGTGTCAACTGCCCCGACTAACAGCATCCCGCAGCCAACGATGGTGCCCAAATCCAACAGCGATCCTCCGCCCAAAGTTCGGCGTGATCAGAGTTACACTTTTGAAGAGGCCATTAAAATTCCAAGCCCTCATCCCCACATTCATCAATATAGTTCCCTTGTCGAAATTGAGAGGATGGTCAAGAatgaggaacatgaagaaatgactaagaaaatgaagagtttgaAACAGAGTATAAGAGATATGCAAGGACTAGGAGGCCACAAAGACATCTCATTCAGTGATTTGTGTATGTTTCCTCACGTCCATTTACCTGCTGGTTTTAAAACtccaaagtttgaaaaatatgatggtCACGGAGACCTCATAGCTCATCTAAAGAGATATTGCAACCAATTGAGGGGTGCAGAGGGAAAAGAAGAGTTACTTATGGCCTATTTTGGGGAAAGCTTAGTAGGGATTGCATCTGAATGGTTCATAGATCAGGATATCACCAACTGGCACACATGGGATGATTTGACTCGATGTTTTATACATCAATTCcaatataatattgacattGTTCCAGATCGCTCCTCGTTAGCCAACATGAGAAAAAAGACCATGGAGAATTTTCGTGAATATGCCATCAGATGGAGGGAACAAGATGCTAGGGTTAAACCACCGATGAAGGAGTCAGAGATGATTAACGTTTTTCTCTAG
- the LOC138349383 gene encoding uncharacterized protein, whose protein sequence is MVENGIKSRNIVSQAALKATTQVLQNGSGNIGGKKRREDVASIVSALRTHVLGHNIERCWYLKRAIQDLIDSNRIIVESPSGPNINQNPLPRHTETNMLEMMKGHEEFASPYKPILRVGTGIEKSANVVDLTKMMPLGTESVLEKLSPSNTSILTVKGPLEDSWASPSKAKSFVPKGPNKPILIVQGAHIPPVIIRPVSQLPMTNPKAVPWNYEPNVVTYKGKEVAEEIDEVGGITHSGICYVPMELTKTKNDQIQIKSPVTEGEAEEFLRKMKLSDYSVVERLRKTPAQISLLSLLIHSDEHRKAVMKILNEAHVPSKVTVSQLEKIAGRIFNVNRITFSDDELPKESTGHNQGLHITVKCELSYVTRVLIDRGSGANICPLSTLQKLNVSPERVRPNNVYVRAFDGSKINVTGEIELVLTIGPVDFAVNFKVLDINASYNLLLGRPWVHRVGAVPSTLHQMIKFEHD, encoded by the exons ATGGTGGAAAATGGCATCAAGTCTAGAAATATTGTAAGTCAAGCTGCCTTAAAAGCCACAACACAAGTGCTTCAAAATGGTTCTGGAAATATTGGAGGGAAGAAGAGAAGGGAGGATGTGGCCAGTATTGTATCTGCGCTTAGGACTCATGTTCTGG GGCACAACATAGAGAGATGTTGGTATTTGAAAAGGGCCATTCAGGATTTGATTGATTCTAATCGAATTATAGTTGAAAGTCCGAGTGGACCCAACATCAATCAAAATCCATTGCCAAGGCATACTGAAACAAACATGCTGGAAATGATGAAGGGCCATGAAGAGTTTGCATCTCCGTATAAGCCAATCCTTAGGGTTGGAACTGGCATTGAGAAGTCAGCAAATGttgttgatttaacaaaaatgatgCCTTTAGGGACGGAAAGCGTGTTAGAAAAGTTGAGTCCATCCAACACATCCATCTTAACTGTGAAGGGACCCCTTGAAGATAGTTGGGCAAGCCCAAGTAAGGCAAAATCGTTTGTTCCAAAAGGGCCAAACAAGCCTATCTTGATCGTGCAAGGGGCCCATATTCCTCCTGTGATTATCAGGCCGGTATCCCAGCTCCCAATGACTAACCCCAAAGCTGTTCCTTGGAATTATGAACCTAATGTCGTGACATACAAGGGAAAAGAAGTTGCTGAAGAAATAGATGAAGTGGGAGGAATAACCCATTCAGGAATATGTTATGTCCCGATGGAATTAACGAAAactaaaaatgaccaaatacAAATAAAGAGTCCGGTCACTGAAGGAGAGGCAGAGGAATTCCTAAGGAAGATGAAACTATCAGACTACTCCGTGGTGGAACGATTAAGAAAAACTCCAGCCCAAATATCTTTGTTGTCTTTGCTAATACATTCTGATGAACATCGTAAGgctgtaatgaaaattttgaatgaagcaCACGTTCCTAGTAAAGTTACAGTTAGTCAGTTAGAGAAGATTGCTGGGAGAATATTTAATGTAAACCGCATCACCTTTTCGGATGATGAACTACCCAAAGAAAGTACAGGACATAACCAAGGCCTACATATCACTGTAAAGTGTGAGCTTTCATATGTCACTCGAGTTCTAATTGATAGAGGATCTGGAGCAAATATTTGTCCTTTATCAACTCTACAGAAATTGAATGTTAGTCCTGAAAGGGTCCGACCCAACAATGTATATGTTAGAGCTTTTGATGGgtcaaaaataaatgttactGGTGAGATAGAGCTCGTACTAACCATAGGGCCTGTGGATTTCGCTGTGAATTTTAAAGTGTTGGATATCAACGCGTCCTACAATCTATTGTTGGGGAGGCCATGGGTGCATAGGGTTGGAGCAGTCCCCTCAACGTTGCATCAAATGATTAAGTTTGAACACGACTGA